From the Streptomyces nigrescens genome, one window contains:
- the rsmG gene encoding 16S rRNA (guanine(527)-N(7))-methyltransferase RsmG produces MTEEAAELPPAPKAAEEVFGERFPEAVRYGELLADAGVKRGLIGPREVPRLWERHLLNCAVLSEVVPEGVSVCDVGSGAGLPGIPLALVRPDLKITLLEPLLRRTNFLQEVVELLGLDHVTVVRGRAEEVMGKLPQVHVVTARAVAPLDRLAGWGVPLLRPYGEMLALKGDAAEEELKGARAALSKLGVVETSVVHVGEGIVDPPSTVVRVEVGESPGGVRFAAKRAKAARVSRASRGRRR; encoded by the coding sequence GTGACGGAGGAAGCAGCAGAGCTCCCTCCTGCGCCGAAGGCGGCGGAGGAGGTATTCGGTGAGCGCTTTCCGGAAGCCGTGCGGTACGGCGAACTGCTCGCCGACGCCGGGGTGAAGCGTGGGCTCATCGGCCCGCGTGAGGTGCCGCGGCTGTGGGAGCGGCATCTGCTGAACTGCGCCGTGCTCTCCGAGGTGGTGCCCGAGGGCGTCTCGGTCTGCGACGTGGGCTCGGGGGCCGGGCTGCCCGGTATCCCGCTGGCCCTGGTGCGCCCGGATCTGAAGATCACGCTGCTGGAGCCGCTGCTGCGGCGTACGAACTTCCTTCAGGAGGTCGTCGAGCTGCTCGGGCTGGACCATGTCACGGTCGTGCGCGGGCGGGCCGAAGAGGTCATGGGCAAGCTCCCCCAGGTGCATGTGGTGACGGCGCGTGCCGTCGCCCCCCTCGACCGGCTGGCCGGCTGGGGTGTGCCGCTGTTGCGTCCCTACGGCGAGATGCTGGCGCTCAAGGGCGATGCGGCGGAGGAGGAGCTCAAGGGGGCCCGGGCGGCGCTGAGCAAGCTCGGTGTGGTGGAGACCTCGGTGGTGCACGTGGGCGAGGGCATTGTGGATCCGCCGTCGACCGTGGTGCGGGTCGAGGTGGGCGAGAGCCCCGGCGGTGTGCGCTTTGCGGCCAAGCGGGCGAAGGCGGCGCGCGTGAGTCGTGCGTCGAGGGGGCGCCGTCGCTGA
- a CDS encoding protein jag, which yields MTDTTPATKGTDTLTRLEQEGEIAADYLEGLLDIADLDGDIDMDVEADRAAVSIISDSTSRDLQKLVGREGEVLEALQELTRLAVHRETGDRSRLMLDIAGFRARKREELSEIGAKAAEEAKGTGEPVKLDPMTPFERKVVHDAVAAAGLRSESEGEEPQRRVVVLPA from the coding sequence GTGACGGACACGACCCCTGCCACCAAGGGCACCGACACCCTGACCCGCCTGGAGCAGGAAGGCGAGATCGCGGCCGACTACCTCGAGGGTCTGCTGGACATCGCCGACCTCGACGGTGACATCGACATGGATGTCGAGGCCGACCGCGCCGCGGTGTCGATCATCAGCGACTCGACCAGCCGTGACCTGCAGAAGCTGGTGGGTCGCGAGGGTGAGGTGCTGGAGGCTCTGCAGGAGCTGACCCGGCTGGCCGTTCACCGTGAAACCGGTGACCGCAGCCGTCTGATGCTGGACATCGCCGGCTTCCGGGCGCGTAAGCGTGAGGAGCTCTCGGAGATCGGCGCGAAGGCGGCGGAGGAGGCCAAGGGCACCGGCGAGCCGGTGAAGCTCGACCCGATGACGCCGTTCGAGCGCAAGGTCGTCCACGACGCGGTGGCGGCGGCCGGGCTCCGGAGCGAGTCCGAGGGCGAGGAGCCGCAGCGTCGAGTGGTTGTCCTCCCGGCCTGA
- the yidC gene encoding membrane protein insertase YidC: MDTILSPLYIAVSWIIVQFHSFYSLIFDKDSGAAWGLSIVSLVVLIRICLIPLFVKQIKSTRNMQALQPKMKAIQERYKSDKQRQSEEMMKLYKETGTNPLSSCLPILAQSPFFISLYQVLNHIAQNKVVGVIDQPLLESAQKAHIFGAPLAAKFMDSAEKIQSLGASVVDVRVVTVIMIVLMSASQFYTQRQLMTKNVDLTVKTPFMQQQKMLMYVFPIMFAVFGINFPVGVLVYWLTTNVWTMGQQMFIIRRNPTPGSKAFEERQERLRAAGKLVEDPAEIAAKQAVEEARQNRQQPKRQTKSKRQTGGAAAGGAQARTRAGSASGGSGSGQGAAKKPSLEKKDAQEDKGKGGASGSRTTKSGQRKGQPRPKHPTKK; this comes from the coding sequence GTGGACACGATCCTCAGTCCCCTCTATATCGCTGTTTCCTGGATCATCGTCCAGTTCCACTCGTTCTACAGCCTCATCTTTGACAAGGACAGTGGCGCGGCGTGGGGTCTGTCCATCGTCTCGCTGGTGGTGCTGATCCGTATCTGCCTGATCCCGCTCTTCGTGAAGCAGATCAAGTCGACGCGGAACATGCAGGCGCTCCAGCCGAAGATGAAGGCGATCCAGGAGCGCTACAAGAGCGACAAGCAGCGCCAGTCCGAAGAGATGATGAAGCTCTACAAGGAGACGGGCACCAACCCGCTCTCGAGCTGTCTCCCGATTCTGGCCCAGTCGCCGTTCTTCATCTCGCTGTACCAGGTCCTGAACCACATCGCCCAGAACAAGGTGGTCGGCGTCATCGACCAGCCGCTTCTGGAGAGTGCGCAGAAGGCCCACATCTTCGGTGCGCCGCTGGCGGCGAAGTTCATGGACAGCGCGGAGAAGATCCAGAGCCTGGGTGCTTCCGTGGTCGACGTCCGCGTGGTCACGGTCATCATGATCGTCCTGATGTCGGCGTCGCAGTTCTACACGCAGCGTCAGCTGATGACCAAGAACGTCGACCTCACGGTGAAGACGCCGTTCATGCAGCAGCAGAAGATGCTGATGTACGTCTTCCCCATCATGTTCGCCGTCTTCGGCATCAACTTCCCCGTCGGTGTCCTCGTCTACTGGCTGACCACCAACGTGTGGACCATGGGCCAGCAGATGTTCATCATCCGTCGTAACCCGACCCCGGGCAGCAAGGCCTTCGAGGAGCGCCAGGAGCGGCTGCGGGCCGCGGGCAAGCTCGTCGAGGACCCGGCCGAGATCGCCGCGAAGCAGGCCGTCGAAGAGGCACGCCAGAACCGCCAGCAGCCCAAGCGCCAGACGAAGAGCAAGCGGCAGACCGGCGGCGCCGCGGCCGGCGGTGCGCAGGCCCGTACGCGTGCCGGATCGGCATCGGGTGGCTCGGGCTCCGGTCAGGGTGCTGCGAAGAAGCCGTCGCTGGAGAAGAAGGACGCGCAGGAGGACAAGGGGAAGGGCGGCGCTTCCGGGTCCCGCACCACCAAGTCCGGACAGCGCAAGGGCCAGCCGCGCCCCAAGCACCCGACCAAGAAGTAA
- the yidD gene encoding membrane protein insertion efficiency factor YidD, giving the protein MKYPLLLLIKIYQWTISPLLGPVCKYYPSCSHYGYTAIDRHGAVKGTALTAWRILRCNPWSLGGVDHVPPRKRPVWHQRLRSRLGGPTVPEPVAQPETQPNAQGA; this is encoded by the coding sequence GTGAAGTACCCGCTGCTGCTTTTGATCAAGATCTACCAGTGGACCATCAGCCCCTTGCTGGGGCCGGTCTGCAAGTACTACCCGTCGTGCTCGCACTATGGCTACACGGCCATCGACCGGCATGGCGCGGTGAAAGGAACTGCGCTGACAGCCTGGCGCATCCTGCGGTGCAATCCGTGGTCGCTCGGTGGCGTCGACCACGTCCCTCCCCGGAAGCGTCCGGTTTGGCATCAGCGGCTGAGGAGCCGCCTGGGCGGGCCCACCGTCCCTGAGCCTGTCGCCCAGCCCGAGACTCAGCCCAACGCCCAAGGAGCCTGA
- the rpmH gene encoding 50S ribosomal protein L34 produces MSKRTFQPNNRRRAKTHGFRLRMRTRAGRAILASRRGKGRARLSA; encoded by the coding sequence GTGAGCAAGCGCACCTTCCAGCCGAACAACCGCCGTCGCGCGAAGACCCATGGCTTCCGTCTGCGCATGCGGACCCGTGCCGGCCGCGCGATTCTCGCGTCCCGCCGTGGCAAGGGTCGCGCCCGCCTGTCGGCCTGA